One Rhizobium sp. NRK18 genomic window carries:
- the sfsA gene encoding DNA/RNA nuclease SfsA: protein MQFPSPLVPAILVRRYKRFLFDAILDTGEAITGSCPNTGSMLGLTTPGSRIWLSEHDLAGGRKYRHRFEMIEADGTTVGVNTGLPNRLSEEAIRKGMIADLGDYTSILRERKYGRNSRIDLLLKADGRPDAYVEVKNVHFIRKPGLAEFPDTVTERGAKHLQELSDMVQEGHRAVMVYLIQRDDCDRFSICGDLDTAYEAAFRHAQAIGVEAYAVKCLATPEAITPVKAVPFVD from the coding sequence ATGCAGTTCCCCTCGCCTCTTGTCCCGGCAATTCTGGTGCGTCGCTACAAGCGCTTCCTGTTCGATGCCATTCTGGACACAGGCGAAGCGATCACCGGCTCCTGCCCCAATACCGGCTCCATGCTCGGCCTGACGACGCCCGGTTCGCGGATCTGGCTCTCCGAGCATGACCTGGCCGGCGGCCGCAAATACCGCCACCGCTTCGAGATGATCGAAGCCGACGGCACGACGGTCGGCGTCAATACCGGCCTGCCCAACCGGCTCTCCGAAGAGGCGATCCGTAAGGGCATGATTGCCGATCTCGGCGACTACACGTCGATCCTGCGTGAACGGAAATACGGCCGCAATTCGCGGATCGACCTGCTTCTCAAGGCGGACGGCCGGCCGGACGCATATGTCGAAGTCAAGAACGTCCACTTTATTCGAAAGCCCGGACTTGCCGAGTTCCCGGATACGGTAACGGAGCGGGGCGCCAAGCATCTGCAGGAACTCTCAGACATGGTGCAGGAGGGTCACCGTGCGGTGATGGTCTACCTCATCCAGCGCGACGACTGTGACAGGTTCTCGATCTGCGGCGACCTCGACACGGCCTATGAGGCTGCGTTCAGGCACGCACAAGCGATCGGGGTCGAGGCCTATGCCGTCAAATGCCTTGCCACACCGGAGGCGATCACGCCCGTGAAGGCCGTGCCGTTCGTCGACTGA
- a CDS encoding class I poly(R)-hydroxyalkanoic acid synthase, with product MDIEPFVVKDPEGMAMNIARALQNLGEAATEWIGPRERGEVADVVAEPMADMVKTLSKVVEYWVADPKRTLEAQTMLMNSFFGIWMQTMQRMQGQETAPPAPSKDKRFAFDDWYSNPFYSFLREAYQLVSNWAAKLVTDAEGLDEHTRHKAQFYVAQIVAALSPANFSVTNPEVYRETVASSGMNLVKGMKMFAEDIKAGKGDLRMRQTDASKFAVGENMALTPGQVIAQSDVCQVIQYNPSTETVLKRPLLIVPPWINKFYILDLNPQKSFIKWCVDQGHTVFVISWVNPDERHAQKNWESYIREGIDFALEAVETSTGEKGVNAIGYCVGGTLLAATLALHAREKNTRIKTVTLFTTQVDFTYAGDLKVFVDEEQLETIETQMMANGYLDGSKMAMAFNMLRSQELIWPYFVNNYLRGQEPTPFDLLYWNSDSTRMAAANHSYYLRNCYLDNTLANDKMVLAGYKLSLKDVKIPVYNLATKEDHIAPPKSVFHGCQFFGGPVEYVLSGSGHIAGVVNPPDKKKYQYWTNGEPVGDLEAWLANAKETPGSWWPHWDSWIRSHNDKQVPARQPGGGHMNAIEEAPGSYVRARI from the coding sequence ATCGACATAGAGCCTTTTGTCGTCAAGGACCCCGAAGGCATGGCGATGAACATCGCCCGCGCGCTGCAAAATCTGGGTGAAGCCGCAACCGAATGGATCGGCCCGCGCGAGCGTGGCGAGGTCGCCGACGTCGTCGCCGAACCGATGGCCGACATGGTCAAGACCCTGTCCAAGGTCGTCGAATACTGGGTTGCCGACCCGAAGCGGACGCTTGAAGCCCAGACCATGCTGATGAACAGTTTCTTTGGCATCTGGATGCAGACGATGCAGCGCATGCAGGGTCAGGAAACGGCCCCGCCCGCTCCGTCCAAGGACAAGCGCTTTGCTTTCGACGACTGGTACTCCAATCCCTTCTACAGCTTCCTGCGCGAAGCGTATCAACTGGTGTCCAACTGGGCAGCGAAGCTCGTCACCGATGCCGAAGGACTGGACGAGCACACCCGCCACAAGGCGCAGTTCTATGTGGCGCAGATCGTTGCGGCGCTGTCTCCGGCCAATTTCTCCGTCACCAATCCGGAAGTCTACCGCGAGACGGTGGCCTCCAGCGGCATGAACCTCGTCAAGGGCATGAAGATGTTCGCCGAGGACATCAAGGCCGGCAAGGGCGACCTGCGCATGCGGCAGACGGATGCCAGCAAGTTCGCGGTCGGCGAGAACATGGCCCTGACGCCCGGACAGGTGATCGCGCAGAGCGATGTCTGCCAGGTGATCCAGTACAATCCTTCGACCGAGACGGTGCTGAAGCGACCGCTGCTGATCGTGCCGCCATGGATCAACAAGTTCTACATTCTAGACCTCAATCCGCAGAAATCCTTCATCAAGTGGTGTGTCGACCAGGGCCATACGGTCTTCGTCATTTCTTGGGTCAATCCGGACGAACGCCACGCGCAGAAGAACTGGGAATCCTACATCCGCGAAGGCATCGATTTCGCGCTGGAGGCTGTCGAAACGTCGACCGGCGAAAAGGGCGTCAACGCCATCGGCTACTGCGTCGGCGGTACGCTGCTGGCGGCGACCCTTGCCCTGCATGCCCGCGAGAAGAACACCCGCATCAAGACGGTAACGCTGTTCACCACTCAGGTCGACTTCACCTATGCCGGCGACCTGAAGGTGTTCGTTGACGAGGAGCAGCTCGAAACCATCGAGACGCAGATGATGGCGAACGGCTATCTGGACGGCTCGAAGATGGCGATGGCGTTCAACATGCTGCGTTCGCAGGAGCTGATCTGGCCCTATTTCGTCAACAACTACCTGCGCGGCCAGGAACCGACGCCATTCGACCTGCTCTACTGGAATTCCGATTCCACCCGCATGGCGGCTGCCAACCATTCCTACTATCTGCGCAACTGCTACCTCGACAACACGCTTGCCAACGACAAGATGGTGCTGGCCGGCTACAAGCTGTCGCTGAAGGACGTGAAGATTCCGGTCTACAATCTGGCGACCAAGGAAGATCATATCGCGCCGCCGAAATCCGTCTTCCATGGCTGCCAGTTCTTCGGCGGGCCGGTCGAATACGTACTGTCGGGTTCCGGCCATATCGCCGGCGTGGTCAATCCGCCCGACAAGAAGAAGTACCAGTACTGGACGAACGGCGAACCGGTCGGCGATCTCGAAGCTTGGCTCGCCAACGCCAAGGAGACGCCCGGATCCTGGTGGCCGCATTGGGATAGCTGGATCAGGAGCCACAACGACAAGCAGGTGCCGGCGCGCCAGCCCGGCGGCGGCCACATGAACGCGATCGAGGAAGCACCCGGCTCCTACGTCCGCGCCCGCATCTAG
- a CDS encoding YeiH family protein: MKKIQFAKDVLPGVLLCAAIAAISYGAEWLEVHLTGQRFIDALVFAILLGTAYHSIAGLHPRFHRGVHFSAKTLLELAIVFLGASLSLSVITGMGGLLVAVVAGVVVVAILVSYAIGRSLGLHRQLALLVACGNSICGNSAIVAAAPVIEAESDDVAASIAFTAALGIAVVLLLPLGARMFDIGQHSYGILAGMTVYAVPQVLAATVPVGAISVQLGTVVKLMRVLMLGPVILVLGLSSGTRTTGSLKIRHLVPWFIVGFFAMMLLRTANLLPQWTVAPMREVATLLTILSMAALGLAVDIRSVFASGGRVLAAGCLSILALTAISGSLIYFLAL; this comes from the coding sequence ATGAAGAAGATTCAATTTGCCAAGGATGTCCTTCCCGGAGTTCTGCTCTGCGCAGCCATCGCCGCCATCTCGTATGGCGCCGAATGGCTCGAGGTGCATCTGACGGGGCAGAGGTTCATCGACGCTCTCGTCTTCGCGATCCTGCTTGGCACGGCCTATCACAGCATTGCGGGCCTCCATCCACGCTTCCATCGCGGCGTTCATTTTTCCGCCAAGACACTCCTCGAACTGGCCATCGTCTTTCTCGGCGCGTCGCTCAGCCTTTCGGTCATCACCGGCATGGGCGGCCTGCTGGTCGCGGTCGTCGCCGGCGTGGTGGTCGTGGCGATCTTGGTCAGCTATGCGATCGGCCGGTCTCTCGGCCTGCACAGGCAATTGGCGCTTCTGGTCGCCTGCGGCAATTCTATCTGCGGCAACTCGGCGATCGTCGCTGCGGCCCCGGTCATCGAGGCCGAGTCCGACGATGTCGCGGCATCGATCGCCTTCACGGCGGCGCTGGGCATTGCCGTCGTGCTTCTGCTGCCGCTCGGCGCCAGGATGTTCGATATCGGCCAGCACAGCTACGGCATTCTGGCCGGCATGACGGTCTACGCCGTACCGCAGGTGCTCGCCGCCACCGTGCCGGTCGGTGCGATCAGCGTGCAACTCGGCACCGTCGTCAAGCTGATGCGGGTGCTGATGCTCGGCCCGGTCATTCTGGTGCTGGGTCTGAGCAGCGGCACGAGAACCACCGGGTCGCTGAAGATCCGCCATCTGGTTCCGTGGTTCATCGTCGGCTTTTTCGCCATGATGCTGCTGCGCACGGCCAATCTCCTGCCGCAATGGACCGTCGCTCCGATGCGGGAAGTGGCAACCCTTCTGACGATCCTGTCGATGGCCGCCCTGGGTCTTGCCGTCGACATCCGTTCCGTCTTCGCCTCCGGCGGACGGGTTCTGGCAGCAGGCTGTCTGTCGATTCTGGCGCTGACGGCGATCAGCGGCTCGCTGATCTATTTCCTGGCTCTGTGA
- the map gene encoding type I methionyl aminopeptidase, translating into MVNYIEAAGAPLKNTGAIRLYGPEAFEGMRAACQLTARCLDALVDIVKPGVTTDEIDRFILAFGLDHGALPATLNYRGYTKSSCTSINHVVCHGIPNDKPLREGDVVNIDVTFILNGWHGDASRMYPVGSIKRAAERLLEVTYECLMLGIAAVKPGARTGAIGEAIQTFAEAERCSVVRDFCGHGVGQLFHDTPNILHYGRANEGPEIREGMIFTIEPMINLGRPHVKVLADGWTAVTRDRSLSAQYEHTVGVTADGCEIFTLSPAGLDRPGLGSNT; encoded by the coding sequence ATGGTGAACTACATCGAAGCGGCCGGCGCGCCGCTGAAGAACACCGGCGCGATCCGGCTCTATGGCCCTGAGGCTTTCGAGGGAATGCGCGCCGCCTGCCAGCTGACCGCACGCTGCCTCGACGCACTCGTCGACATCGTCAAGCCGGGCGTGACCACCGACGAGATCGACCGCTTCATCCTGGCCTTCGGGCTCGATCACGGTGCCCTGCCCGCGACGCTCAATTACCGCGGCTACACGAAATCGTCCTGCACCTCGATCAACCATGTTGTCTGCCACGGCATCCCCAACGACAAGCCGCTGCGCGAAGGCGACGTCGTCAACATCGACGTCACCTTCATTCTCAACGGCTGGCATGGCGATGCGAGCCGGATGTATCCCGTGGGCAGCATAAAGCGGGCGGCGGAACGTCTCCTGGAAGTGACATATGAGTGCCTGATGCTGGGCATTGCCGCCGTCAAGCCGGGCGCGCGCACCGGCGCGATCGGAGAAGCCATCCAGACCTTCGCCGAGGCCGAGCGCTGCTCGGTCGTCCGCGACTTTTGCGGCCATGGTGTCGGTCAGCTTTTCCACGACACGCCGAACATCCTCCATTACGGACGCGCCAACGAAGGCCCGGAAATTCGCGAAGGCATGATCTTCACCATCGAGCCGATGATCAATCTCGGCCGCCCGCATGTGAAGGTCCTGGCGGACGGCTGGACGGCCGTCACCCGCGATCGTTCGCTTTCAGCGCAATACGAGCACACCGTCGGCGTGACCGCGGACGGATGCGAGATCTTCACCCTGTCTCCGGCGGGCCTTGATCGCCCCGGCCTCGGATCGAACACATAG
- a CDS encoding LysR substrate-binding domain-containing protein, producing MTFEQLTIFVAVAERQHVTRAADALGLTPSAVSAAIKALENFYNVSLFDRVGRGIRLTRAGVIFLQEARETLARAKAASLVLSELGGLKRGTLEVQASQTVASYWLPPRLMRFHERYPEIDIRLQVGNTDTVSRAIRDGAADMGFIEGEIDEPALSKIMVGSDEIGIIVDAASPLATLPAGEAIDELRKTRWIMREKGSGTRSVFESAIATLGLESDRMSIALILPSNESILTALIGSSCAAAVSKAAAEPFVATGRLRLLDLALPPRRFYALCHKERHLSRAAHEFLHLCGGNLG from the coding sequence ATGACATTCGAGCAATTGACCATCTTTGTCGCCGTCGCAGAACGCCAGCATGTGACCAGGGCCGCCGATGCTCTCGGCCTCACCCCATCCGCCGTCAGCGCGGCGATCAAGGCACTGGAAAACTTCTACAATGTCAGCCTGTTCGACCGTGTGGGCCGCGGTATTCGTCTGACCCGGGCGGGCGTGATTTTCCTGCAGGAGGCGCGTGAGACGCTGGCGCGGGCGAAGGCGGCATCGCTGGTGCTGAGCGAGCTCGGCGGGCTGAAGCGCGGCACGCTGGAGGTGCAGGCCAGCCAGACGGTCGCAAGCTACTGGCTGCCGCCACGCCTCATGCGCTTTCACGAACGCTATCCGGAGATCGACATCCGGCTGCAGGTTGGCAACACGGACACCGTCAGCCGGGCGATTCGCGACGGCGCCGCCGACATGGGCTTCATCGAAGGAGAGATCGACGAGCCAGCGCTCAGCAAGATCATGGTCGGCAGCGACGAGATCGGGATCATCGTGGATGCGGCCAGCCCGCTCGCCACCCTTCCAGCCGGGGAGGCAATCGACGAACTGAGGAAGACGCGCTGGATCATGCGTGAAAAGGGCTCAGGCACCCGCTCCGTCTTCGAAAGTGCGATCGCCACACTCGGCCTCGAAAGCGACCGAATGAGCATCGCTCTGATATTGCCGTCGAATGAAAGCATCCTGACGGCGCTGATCGGCAGTTCGTGCGCGGCGGCCGTCTCCAAGGCGGCGGCGGAGCCTTTCGTCGCCACCGGCCGGCTGCGGCTTCTCGATCTTGCCTTGCCGCCCCGCCGCTTCTACGCGCTCTGCCACAAGGAGCGGCATCTGAGCCGCGCCGCGCACGAATTTCTGCATCTGTGCGGCGGAAATCTCGGCTGA